A genome region from Macaca nemestrina isolate mMacNem1 chromosome 20, mMacNem.hap1, whole genome shotgun sequence includes the following:
- the LOC105495323 gene encoding cytochrome P450 2F3-like: MPSPAAGPWQSSNASHADTEPRLTPCDFWIMLYPMLSVLVFGNRYGYGDPEFLRLLNLFSDNFRIMSSRWGEVPGTRQRVSSAHSNSRTQRATSRRRRQ; the protein is encoded by the exons ATGCCTTCTCCGGCCGCGGGTCCATGGCAGTCTTCGAACGCTTCACACGCGGACACG GAGCCCCGTTTGACCCCATGCGACTTCTGGATAATGCTGTATCCAATGTTATCTGTTCTTGTCTTCGGGAACCGCTATGGCTACGGGGACCCGGAGTTCCTGAGGCTCCTGAACCTCTTCAGTGACAACTTCCGCATCATGAGCTCCAGATGGGGCGAG GTGCCTGGCACGCGGCAGCGCGTCTCCTCTGCCCACAGTAACAGCAGGACCCAGAGAGCCACTTCCAGGAGGAGACGTCAGTAA